The following proteins come from a genomic window of Rhodoligotrophos sp. CJ14:
- a CDS encoding aminotransferase class V-fold PLP-dependent enzyme: protein MADAAAAGLVKPAAHRLDIARIRADFPILAREVYGKPLTYLDNAASAQKPKAVIEAMRHSYEMEYANVHRGLHFLSNAATQAYEDARESVRAFLNAPSVDNIIFTRNATESINLVAQSFGGLVIGEGDEIVLSLLEHHSNIVPWHFHRERRGAVLKWAPVDDSGALILEEYEKLLGPRVKMVAITHMSNALGTITPIKEIIRLAHARGIPVLVDGSQGAVHTLVDLQALDCDFYVFTGHKTYGPSGIGVLYGKSEHLKAMPPYQGGGEMIQDVTLDTVTYAAPPHRFEAGTPAIVQAIGLGHALNYMREVGREAIAAHEAELLAYATGRMAEINSLRIFGTAPDKGAIISFALEGAHAHDVATVIDRQGVAVRAGTHCAQPLLQRFGQTSTCRASFAMYNSFEEIDRLVDALKAAARLFS from the coding sequence ATGGCTGACGCGGCCGCAGCCGGTTTGGTGAAGCCGGCAGCCCACCGGCTCGACATCGCGCGCATCCGGGCGGATTTCCCGATCCTGGCGCGCGAGGTCTATGGCAAGCCGCTCACCTATCTCGATAACGCCGCCTCGGCGCAGAAGCCGAAGGCGGTGATCGAGGCGATGCGCCATTCGTATGAGATGGAATATGCCAATGTCCATCGCGGGCTGCATTTTCTGTCCAATGCCGCGACCCAGGCCTATGAGGATGCGCGCGAGAGCGTGCGTGCCTTTCTGAACGCGCCGTCCGTCGACAATATCATCTTCACCCGCAATGCCACGGAATCGATTAACCTCGTGGCGCAGAGCTTTGGCGGACTGGTGATCGGCGAGGGCGATGAGATCGTCCTCTCGCTGCTTGAGCATCACTCCAACATCGTGCCTTGGCACTTCCACCGGGAGCGCCGCGGGGCGGTGCTCAAATGGGCACCCGTGGATGACAGCGGTGCCTTGATTCTCGAGGAATACGAAAAGCTGCTCGGCCCGCGCGTGAAGATGGTGGCCATCACCCACATGTCGAACGCGCTCGGCACCATTACGCCCATCAAGGAGATCATCAGGCTCGCCCATGCCCGCGGCATTCCGGTGCTGGTGGATGGCAGCCAGGGGGCGGTGCACACGCTGGTCGATCTGCAGGCGCTCGACTGCGACTTCTACGTCTTTACCGGGCACAAGACCTACGGCCCTTCCGGCATCGGCGTGCTCTATGGCAAGAGCGAACATCTCAAGGCCATGCCGCCCTATCAGGGTGGCGGTGAGATGATCCAGGACGTAACCCTCGATACCGTCACCTATGCGGCGCCCCCACACCGTTTCGAGGCGGGAACGCCCGCGATTGTCCAGGCGATCGGCTTGGGCCATGCCCTCAATTACATGAGGGAGGTGGGGCGCGAAGCGATTGCCGCCCATGAGGCGGAGCTGCTGGCCTATGCAACCGGCCGCATGGCGGAGATCAACAGTCTGCGCATTTTTGGCACCGCGCCGGACAAGGGCGCGATCATCTCCTTCGCCCTCGAAGGGGCTCATGCCCATGACGTCGCAACCGTGATTGATCGTCAGGGGGTTGCGGTGCGGGCCGGCACCCATTGTGCTCAGCCGCTGCTGCAGCGTTTCGGGCAGACATCGACCTGCCGCGCCTCGTTCGCCATGTATAATAGTTTCGAAGAGATCGACCGGCTGGTTGATGCCTTGAAAGCCGCAGCCCGTCTGTTCAGCTAG
- a CDS encoding SUF system Fe-S cluster assembly protein — MTDNSIASIADKTTSAVPADDEAEAVSSIPAEELARLTDDIVAALKTVYDPEIPVDIYELGLVYKVDIDDDRTVRVEMTLTAPGCPVAGDMPGWVENAINAVPGVAGTNVSLVFDPPWDPSRMSDEARLVLNSW; from the coding sequence ATGACCGACAACAGCATTGCGAGCATTGCCGACAAGACCACCAGCGCCGTGCCTGCGGATGATGAAGCCGAAGCGGTGAGCAGCATTCCGGCTGAAGAGCTCGCGCGCCTCACCGATGATATCGTCGCGGCGCTGAAGACTGTTTATGATCCGGAAATCCCCGTCGATATCTACGAGCTCGGCCTCGTCTACAAGGTCGATATCGACGATGACCGCACGGTGCGGGTCGAGATGACCCTGACCGCACCAGGCTGTCCGGTGGCGGGCGACATGCCCGGCTGGGTCGAGAATGCCATCAATGCGGTTCCCGGCGTTGCCGGCACCAATGTGAGCTTGGTGTTCGACCCGCCCTGGGATCCGAGCCGGATGTCCGATGAGGCACGTCTCGTCCTGAACTCTTGGTGA
- the sufD gene encoding Fe-S cluster assembly protein SufD has product MNVAIQQTRAEQALIDAFPAFRAGAPLAPWLDQQREAGYSAFTALGLPHRRIEEWRWTDLRRALQNAYLPLTEPATPAAGAIEALMANSPFTGLDAARLVFVDGRFDPQRSELPVAEGLTVLTLGDVPDAAPAWLKESFGKLYGPEQDPIRALNTAFLRDGAAIHVAAGISIAQPIEIVSIVSDPAAHLSGLRNVVVLEAGASLTFIETHLGADADHVAGMVTEVRIGDDASLQRVKVQDDGLSAAHLANLHVEIGARAKFREFTATVGSRLSRNQIFAKFRGEGAEANISGAYLLAGKQHCDTTLVVNHAVPECTSRELFKAVLDDEAHGIFQGKLIVEQYAQKTDGKQQSHGLLLSERAEFDAKPELEIFADDVACGHGATAGQLDENLLFYLMARGIPEAQAKSMLISAFVAEAFDAVEHDGIRERLTELAEGWLISRGEKRDG; this is encoded by the coding sequence ATGAACGTCGCAATTCAGCAAACCCGGGCCGAGCAGGCGCTCATCGATGCCTTCCCGGCCTTCCGTGCGGGCGCGCCTCTCGCCCCGTGGCTCGACCAGCAGCGGGAAGCGGGCTACTCGGCCTTCACCGCCCTGGGGCTGCCCCATCGGCGCATCGAGGAATGGCGCTGGACCGATCTGCGCCGCGCCTTGCAGAATGCCTACCTGCCGCTGACCGAACCAGCCACTCCTGCAGCTGGCGCAATCGAGGCGCTGATGGCGAATTCGCCCTTCACGGGGCTTGATGCGGCGCGCCTCGTCTTCGTCGATGGTCGGTTTGATCCGCAGCGCTCGGAGCTTCCTGTCGCAGAAGGCCTGACGGTTCTGACCCTCGGCGATGTGCCGGATGCAGCACCAGCCTGGCTCAAGGAAAGCTTCGGCAAGCTCTATGGACCCGAGCAGGACCCGATCCGTGCTCTGAACACCGCCTTCCTGCGAGACGGGGCGGCCATTCACGTCGCCGCCGGCATCTCCATCGCCCAGCCGATCGAGATCGTTTCGATTGTCAGTGATCCCGCCGCCCATCTGAGTGGGCTGCGCAATGTGGTGGTGCTCGAGGCCGGCGCATCGCTCACCTTCATCGAGACCCATCTCGGGGCCGATGCCGATCATGTGGCGGGCATGGTGACCGAGGTCCGTATCGGTGATGACGCTAGCCTGCAGCGGGTAAAGGTGCAGGATGATGGTCTTTCGGCCGCGCACCTTGCCAATCTGCATGTTGAGATCGGCGCGCGCGCCAAGTTCCGCGAATTCACCGCCACGGTGGGCAGCAGGCTCTCCCGCAACCAGATCTTCGCGAAATTCCGTGGAGAAGGGGCGGAGGCCAATATCTCCGGCGCTTACCTGCTTGCCGGCAAGCAGCATTGCGACACGACGCTCGTCGTGAACCACGCGGTGCCGGAATGCACGAGCCGCGAACTGTTCAAGGCGGTCTTGGACGACGAAGCCCATGGCATTTTCCAGGGCAAGCTCATCGTCGAGCAATATGCCCAGAAAACGGATGGCAAGCAGCAGAGCCATGGGCTCCTGCTCTCGGAGCGGGCCGAGTTCGATGCAAAGCCCGAGCTCGAGATCTTCGCCGATGACGTGGCCTGCGGTCACGGCGCCACGGCGGGGCAATTGGATGAGAACCTGCTCTTTTATCTCATGGCCCGCGGCATTCCTGAGGCGCAAGCAAAATCCATGCTGATTTCAGCCTTCGTTGCGGAAGCTTTCGATGCGGTGGAGCATGACGGCATTCGCGAGCGTTTGACCGAACTTGCCGAAGGCTGGCTCATTTCGCGTGGGGAGAAGAGGGATGGCTGA